TTCTCCCAACAACCCTTTTGCACCCTCGACGACCCTGCGTTTGCTATGACATCaaaccacaatgcactgctctgtTTGCAGTTTACCCGCCTTCTCCATGGCAATAGGAGCTAGTACGTCCCCTTATTCAAATAAAACAGGAAGAAAACGTCATTTCTGTCCAATCTGAGGGCTTTCAAATGACATAATGGAATTCAGAGGGCTAGAAAAGCTAGCAGCTGCGCGTCGGGCGCTCATAGCGCCAGCCAACGGGGAGAGGGAACGTAGCGTAGCAGATGAGAAACAGTGCCAGCTTCAGCCCCAATGAAGCAGTCAAACGAAAGCAGTCAATACCGTTTGCGACATAGGAGACGGATCGATTGCGCAACATAATACAGAAGATTGCTTTAGTGCGAGTCAGCAAATAGAAAAAACAAACCTATACCAATAGGAGGAAGTTAGTTAGCCGACTGGCTAGCTTATTAGCAAAGTAGCGGACATAAAACGAATCCCGAGAGGACAATTTCATCCACCGCCTGCTGATCGTCACTACTGCTGATCTGAGCAAGATCGGGTTTCCCCTTCGAGTGCGAAGGGGTATACTATGGAAACTGCCTTCTATCATGATGATGTGTTGAATACTACTGGCGGAATCACGAGTGTACTCTCTTACTACAACATGATGAAGAAAGACATGAACCTAAACCTGAGTGACCCTAACTCCGGCCTGAAGTCACCTCTTCGGGAAGCCGATGGCATCCTCAGCTCCACGGACCTCGGGCTCCTGAAACTGGCGTCCCCTGAGCTGGAGCGACTTATCATTCAGTCAAACGGCATGGTCACGACCACACCGACCTCTCAGTTTCTGTTCCAGAAGTCCTTGAGTGACGAGCAGGAGTTCGCCGAGGGCTTCGTCAGGGCTCTGGAGGACCTGCATAAACAGAACCAGCTGAATGCGGGAGTGAGTGTGCCAACGAGCAGCCTTGGACTGACCAGCAACACCGCCTCCGTCACCATCCATCAACCCGATCTACCCGTTTACACGAACCTGAACAGTTACGGTAACGCTCCGCTGGGGACCACCGTCAATTACTCCACGGACACTGTCCCTTTTCCACCACCAGCGCCGCCGTCGCATCAGCCGCACGCCCATGCACAGCTACCGTCCTTGAAGGACGAGCCGCAGATTGTGCCGGACGTGCAGAGCTTTGGGGACAGTCCGCCTCTGTCGCCCATCAACATGGACACGCAGGAGCGCATAAAGGCGGAGAGGAAAAAGCTCCGCAACAGGATTGCCGCATCCAAGTGCAGAAAGCGGAAATTGGAAAGAATTTCCCGACTGGAAGATAAAGTGAAAAGCCTGAAAACGCAGAACACTGACCTGGCATCCACGGCCAGTCTCCTTAGGGAGCAAGTGGCCCAGCTGAAACAGAAGGTCTTGAATCACGTTAACAGTGGGTGCCAGTTACTTCCGAACCAGATACAGGCGTATTAGGAGGGGAGGCGACGGCTTTCGGTCCATATAAGCTTTCAGACGTTTTACTGGTTGACTCCTTGCCGTGGACTATGACTTTTGAAGACACTATGGAGTCACGCAGTTGTATGTTAACGAGGATATGTTTACAAATTGTTTTATATCTGTAAAAAACTCACGTTCATTCTCAGAATTAAGCAAGAGCAAGTCATCTTTTTAACATTGTCATCAGCCTTACTGAATTACTAAACTAACGggattgggggggaggggtggggggtgcatgTTTGAGACAAACTCGATGAATACTGTCAAACTGCAGGGTTATCATTGAGTGCATGCCGTTATTGTTTATTATGCCTTAAATGTTTACAAGCACTTATGAACAGAtgacaaatgtatattttatatataaaatgacCTGCGGTgtcttattttaatattttaactttaaatgtgaagctgttgtgtgtttgttacaAGCTTTTATTTGCTAAGTTTattcatgtgctgtgtgttgtccTTCACATTCCTGGTCTACATTTCTACTTGGTTATCGTGTCCTAAAGTGTTCTCAAATAAAATTTGCTAAATAATTTCACTTACTTGttgttatttaatattttttcagtggaatgctgtcatttacagtgcatccgggaagtattcacagcgcttcacttttcccacattttgttatgttacagccttattccaaaatggaattcattcattttttccctcaaaattctacacacaacaccccataatgacaacatgaaagaagcttttttttgaaatttttgcaaaaatgtacataagtgttcacagcctttgctcaatactttgttgatgcacctttggcagcaattacagcttcaagtctttttgaatatgatgccacaagcttggcacaactatctttgggcagtttctcCCATTCCTccttgcagcacctctcaagctccatcagtttgaatggggagcgtcggtgcacagccattttcagatctctccagagatgttcaatcggattcaagtctgggc
The sequence above is a segment of the Conger conger chromosome 4, fConCon1.1, whole genome shotgun sequence genome. Coding sequences within it:
- the LOC133126756 gene encoding transcription factor JunD-like, translating into METAFYHDDVLNTTGGITSVLSYYNMMKKDMNLNLSDPNSGLKSPLREADGILSSTDLGLLKLASPELERLIIQSNGMVTTTPTSQFLFQKSLSDEQEFAEGFVRALEDLHKQNQLNAGVSVPTSSLGLTSNTASVTIHQPDLPVYTNLNSYGNAPLGTTVNYSTDTVPFPPPAPPSHQPHAHAQLPSLKDEPQIVPDVQSFGDSPPLSPINMDTQERIKAERKKLRNRIAASKCRKRKLERISRLEDKVKSLKTQNTDLASTASLLREQVAQLKQKVLNHVNSGCQLLPNQIQAY